A single genomic interval of Gammaproteobacteria bacterium harbors:
- a CDS encoding Heterodisulfide reductase — MAKKDYSFYPGCSSQKGASASNCTTSINAICDVLNIQLNEIPDWNCCSASIGYAGGGELPRLTLSARNLALSEQHNPGQDVVATCAACWLSTREAKERLAHDKQLFAEANIALKEAGLNLKNETPVRHMVEVLIEDFGYDALKAPVKKPLEGIKIAGYVGCQTNRPFGIVGESYENPVYLDKLTEILGGNPVENYDKKVSCCGGALAFSEPEKSQALIKDIIEAAYDGGADMIVTPCPVCQMNVEVYQGLINKRYGTKFNMPVVYYSTLMAVAYGKSGKEAGLDGQVIRAKQLDDLAG, encoded by the coding sequence ATGGCGAAGAAAGATTATTCATTTTATCCGGGTTGCTCCTCCCAGAAAGGCGCCTCGGCGTCGAATTGTACGACCTCGATTAATGCGATCTGTGATGTGCTGAATATTCAGCTCAACGAGATCCCTGATTGGAATTGTTGTTCGGCCTCGATTGGTTATGCGGGTGGTGGTGAATTGCCGCGTCTGACCCTGTCGGCGCGTAATTTGGCGCTCTCCGAGCAACATAATCCTGGTCAGGATGTAGTCGCGACTTGCGCTGCGTGTTGGCTTTCGACCCGCGAGGCCAAGGAACGCCTTGCCCACGACAAGCAACTGTTTGCCGAGGCCAACATTGCGTTGAAAGAGGCCGGGCTCAATCTCAAGAACGAGACCCCAGTGCGGCACATGGTCGAGGTGTTGATTGAGGATTTTGGCTACGACGCATTAAAGGCCCCGGTCAAGAAGCCCTTGGAGGGTATCAAGATCGCCGGTTATGTGGGTTGTCAGACCAATCGTCCGTTTGGAATTGTTGGGGAGTCTTACGAGAATCCGGTATATCTCGATAAGCTCACCGAGATCCTGGGGGGCAATCCGGTTGAGAATTACGACAAGAAGGTTTCCTGCTGTGGTGGGGCGTTGGCCTTCTCCGAGCCGGAAAAGAGTCAGGCGCTCATCAAGGATATCATCGAGGCCGCCTATGACGGTGGGGCCGATATGATCGTCACCCCCTGTCCGGTGTGTCAGATGAATGTTGAGGTCTATCAGGGCCTCATCAATAAACGCTACGGGACGAAGTTCAACATGCCGGTAGTCTATTACTCGACCCTGATGGCCGTGGCCTATGGAAAATCAGGGAAAGAGGCTGGGCTCGATGGGCAGGTGATTCGGGCCAAGCAGTTGGATGATCTTGCTGGGTAG